The Tepidibacter aestuarii genome contains a region encoding:
- the dpaL gene encoding diaminopropionate ammonia-lyase — MDQKIKYAKNGMLDRKRSLDFLCDEEIRKAKNFHESFPQYTRTPLVKLDNLAKTLNLGGVYVKDESYRFDLNAFKVLGGSFAMGKYLAGKLDKNISELSFEKLTDEETRKELGEITYVTATDGNHGRGVAWTANQLKQKSVVYMPKGSSLTRLENIRKEGSDASITDMNYDDAVRLASEDAQKNGWVVVQDTAWEGYEEIPTWIMQGYGTMALEASEQLKEYGVERPTHVFVQAGVGSLAGAVQGYFASVYKEDCPITVVVESDLADCLYKSALAGDGKPRFVGGDMQTIMAGLACGEPNTIGWEVLKSYTSMFVSCPDWVAANGMRILGNPIRDDERVISGESGAVSAGLVHAIMTRDDMKDLKKQLKLDESSKILLFSTEGDTDPDKYRSIVWNGEYSG; from the coding sequence ATGGATCAAAAAATAAAATATGCTAAAAACGGTATGTTAGATCGTAAAAGATCGCTTGATTTTTTATGTGATGAAGAAATAAGAAAGGCTAAAAACTTTCACGAAAGTTTTCCTCAATATACAAGAACACCTTTAGTTAAGTTAGATAATTTAGCTAAAACTTTAAATTTAGGTGGAGTATATGTAAAGGATGAATCTTACAGATTTGATCTTAATGCATTTAAAGTACTTGGTGGATCTTTTGCAATGGGGAAATATCTTGCAGGTAAACTAGACAAGAATATATCAGAGCTTAGTTTTGAAAAGTTAACAGATGAAGAAACAAGAAAAGAATTAGGAGAAATAACTTATGTAACAGCTACTGATGGCAACCATGGTAGAGGAGTAGCTTGGACTGCAAATCAACTTAAGCAAAAATCAGTAGTATATATGCCAAAGGGGTCTTCTTTAACTAGACTTGAAAATATAAGAAAAGAAGGATCAGATGCTAGTATAACTGATATGAACTATGATGATGCTGTTCGTCTTGCATCTGAGGATGCTCAGAAAAATGGATGGGTAGTAGTTCAAGATACAGCTTGGGAGGGATATGAAGAAATCCCTACTTGGATTATGCAAGGGTATGGAACTATGGCACTCGAAGCTTCTGAGCAGCTTAAAGAATACGGAGTTGAAAGACCAACACATGTATTTGTTCAGGCAGGAGTTGGATCTTTAGCAGGCGCAGTTCAAGGATACTTTGCATCAGTATATAAAGAAGATTGTCCGATTACAGTTGTTGTAGAATCAGATTTAGCTGATTGCTTATACAAATCTGCTTTAGCAGGGGATGGAAAGCCAAGGTTTGTAGGTGGAGATATGCAAACAATTATGGCAGGTCTTGCTTGTGGGGAACCTAACACTATAGGATGGGAAGTTTTAAAATCGTACACTTCGATGTTTGTATCTTGTCCTGATTGGGTTGCTGCCAATGGAATGAGAATTTTAGGAAATCCAATTAGAGACGATGAAAGAGTAATTTCTGGAGAATCAGGAGCAGTGTCAGCAGGTCTTGTACATGCAATAATGACAAGAGATGATATGAAGGATTTAAAAAAGCAACTTAAATTAGATGAAAGCTCAAAAATACTTTTATTCAGTACAGAAGGAGATACAGATCCTGATAAGTATAGAAGTATTGTATGGAACGGTGAGTATTCTGGTTAA
- a CDS encoding molybdopterin molybdotransferase MoeA, producing MWNLITLEEAHNRLACVKEGSSEYVNLEESIDRIASENIYSDKNLPGFKKSMFDGYAVKSEDISKLESLEIIGNVTMGKEPKFTIKSGQCSYITTGAMLPNGANTVVMVEDCDVEENHIRINTTLNAWDNITFEDEDLKQGDILVKKGQIIKPYHIAVLAGVGITDIKVKNKINIGIISTGDEIVSPYDECTIPQIRDINGYYLDAQCKTLRCNSKHYGIAKDDKIEFERYVQDALRYNDIVILSGASSVGAKDYTPEIVEKHADVLFHGVAIKPGKPTLVAKTSDNKYIVGLPGNPLSSAVSFKLILSKIIDQIYGTCNKEFKLKYIMKEDCINKYNREFYAPAKIEGNEVKVINVKSSAISVMLNIDGFIKIDKDQTIIKKGEEVEIII from the coding sequence ATGTGGAATTTAATTACCTTAGAAGAAGCACACAATAGATTAGCTTGTGTGAAAGAAGGAAGTAGTGAGTATGTAAATTTAGAAGAATCTATAGATAGGATTGCATCGGAAAATATTTATTCAGATAAAAATCTTCCTGGATTTAAAAAATCTATGTTTGATGGATATGCTGTAAAGAGTGAGGATATCTCTAAACTTGAAAGCTTAGAGATAATTGGGAACGTGACTATGGGTAAAGAACCTAAATTTACAATTAAATCAGGCCAATGTTCATATATAACAACAGGCGCTATGCTTCCAAATGGAGCTAATACCGTTGTTATGGTAGAAGATTGTGATGTAGAAGAAAATCATATAAGAATAAATACAACTTTAAATGCATGGGATAATATAACCTTTGAAGATGAAGACTTAAAGCAAGGTGATATATTAGTTAAAAAAGGTCAAATTATAAAACCATATCATATAGCGGTATTAGCAGGGGTTGGAATAACAGATATAAAAGTTAAAAATAAGATAAACATAGGGATAATATCTACGGGAGATGAGATAGTATCTCCTTATGATGAGTGTACTATACCGCAAATAAGGGATATAAATGGATATTATTTAGATGCACAATGTAAAACGCTTAGATGCAACTCAAAGCATTATGGAATAGCAAAAGATGATAAAATAGAATTTGAAAGATATGTTCAAGATGCCTTAAGGTATAATGATATAGTTATATTATCAGGGGCAAGCTCTGTTGGAGCTAAGGACTATACACCTGAGATAGTTGAAAAACATGCAGATGTGTTATTTCATGGTGTGGCTATAAAACCAGGAAAACCAACTCTTGTAGCTAAAACATCTGATAATAAGTATATAGTAGGTCTTCCAGGAAATCCTCTATCGTCAGCTGTCTCATTTAAACTTATTTTAAGCAAAATTATAGACCAGATTTATGGAACTTGTAATAAAGAATTTAAATTAAAATATATAATGAAAGAAGATTGTATAAATAAATATAATAGGGAGTTTTATGCGCCAGCTAAGATAGAGGGAAATGAGGTTAAAGTAATTAATGTTAAGTCATCTGCCATAAGTGTTATGCTAAATATAGATGGATTTATAAAAATAGATAAGGACCAAACTATAATTAAAAAGGGTGAGGAAGTAGAAATCATAATCTAA
- the modA gene encoding molybdate ABC transporter substrate-binding protein codes for MNFKKLFSFMLVLLLGFSVIGCGESSTEKKLDIMVNAGLKKPMGELIEKYQKEKGVVINVSYGASGSLYSQIHTGQPCDIFFSANYKYIDKIDKEDKRLKMGKNIFKEKLVLVVSEDAKDKVKSIQDIIKEDVTLAITDKNAPVGVYSETALNNLGMLDKLNEQENIKARPSNVANSAMLIRENQVDATLLYKSTAVMNDLSIVDEIDNSYSGDIVFGVALLSEENEELAKAFLVYLENNYDMFEKYGLEFIK; via the coding sequence ATGAATTTTAAAAAGCTTTTCTCTTTTATGTTAGTTTTATTACTTGGATTTTCGGTAATAGGTTGTGGTGAATCTAGTACTGAAAAAAAATTAGATATTATGGTTAATGCAGGTCTTAAAAAACCCATGGGAGAACTTATTGAGAAGTATCAAAAAGAAAAAGGTGTAGTAATAAATGTAAGCTATGGAGCATCAGGAAGTCTTTATTCTCAAATACATACAGGACAACCTTGTGATATATTCTTCTCAGCTAATTATAAATATATAGATAAGATCGATAAAGAAGACAAAAGATTAAAAATGGGAAAAAATATTTTTAAAGAAAAATTAGTATTAGTTGTATCAGAGGATGCAAAGGACAAGGTTAAATCAATACAAGATATAATTAAGGAAGATGTTACTTTAGCTATAACGGATAAAAATGCTCCGGTTGGGGTGTATTCTGAAACAGCACTTAATAATTTAGGAATGTTAGATAAGTTAAATGAACAAGAAAATATTAAAGCCAGACCATCTAATGTTGCAAACTCAGCGATGCTTATAAGAGAAAATCAAGTAGATGCAACTTTATTATATAAAAGTACTGCTGTTATGAATGATTTATCTATAGTTGATGAAATTGATAATTCATATTCTGGGGATATAGTATTTGGCGTAGCACTTTTAAGTGAAGAAAATGAAGAGTTAGCTAAAGCTTTCTTAGTATATCTAGAAAATAATTACGATATGTTTGAAAAGTACGGATTGGAATTTATAAAGTAG
- a CDS encoding ABC transporter permease has protein sequence MLIINTDVNGVSEILNDQYFLYSVRNTLIAGTIASIISIVFALGFGYYHLFFKDTLSYKFINVINELPVVLPHTVAGLALLLAFGRNTMGFISNTGLAFSFSALIIGMVFISYPFAARTLSSSIDLIDENIINVARTLGDSPQEAYFKIVIPHIKKSLISAFLLSFSRTISEFAVLMIFAGNMPRKTQVISSYVFTKIEEGEIELAITASIFSLVFSFILIFLMKFIEGRNTENA, from the coding sequence ATGTTGATTATTAATACAGATGTTAATGGAGTGTCAGAAATTTTAAATGATCAATACTTTTTGTATAGCGTAAGAAATACCTTAATAGCAGGTACCATAGCATCTATTATATCAATAGTTTTTGCTTTGGGATTTGGGTACTATCATTTATTTTTTAAAGATACACTTTCTTATAAATTCATAAATGTAATAAATGAGCTTCCTGTTGTACTGCCTCACACTGTAGCTGGACTTGCACTGCTTTTGGCATTTGGAAGAAATACAATGGGATTTATAAGTAATACAGGACTTGCTTTTTCTTTTAGTGCTTTGATTATAGGTATGGTGTTTATATCTTATCCATTTGCAGCTAGAACTTTATCTTCATCTATAGATCTTATAGATGAAAATATTATAAATGTAGCTAGAACCTTAGGTGATTCACCTCAGGAAGCATATTTTAAGATTGTTATTCCTCACATAAAAAAATCTTTGATTTCTGCGTTTTTATTATCATTTTCAAGAACAATAAGTGAATTTGCTGTTTTGATGATATTTGCAGGAAATATGCCTAGAAAAACTCAAGTTATATCTTCTTATGTTTTTACAAAAATTGAAGAAGGTGAGATAGAGTTGGCTATAACTGCGAGTATATTTTCATTGGTATTTTCATTCATATTGATATTTTTAATGAAGTTTATTGAAGGGAGAAATACGGAAAATGCTTGA